The following are encoded together in the Aciduricibacillus chroicocephali genome:
- the motS gene encoding flagellar motor protein MotS, with product MRRRVSRRNKKDSGAPKWMVTYSDMVTLILVFFILLFAMSQIDNAKFEAISESFKNRAIFEFYPSAVPLDNPTRSPEQEEELLKALQERQQELDKKRKKNEADTLDNVLKDVNAYLDRNKLQDQIVATRTNRGVELILQESLLFESGDAQILNSGKPFLDKISKMLEKIPNYVRVEGHTDNRPISNFRYPSNWELSGARASGVIRYLLLDEKLSDYRFSAIGYGDTRPLVPNTSEKNWKKNRRVEIVILDKNQSQQQQR from the coding sequence ATGAGACGGAGAGTAAGCAGAAGAAATAAGAAGGATTCCGGCGCTCCAAAGTGGATGGTCACGTATTCCGACATGGTCACATTGATCCTTGTTTTTTTCATTCTGCTGTTCGCCATGTCGCAGATCGATAATGCAAAGTTTGAAGCAATTTCTGAATCATTTAAGAATCGGGCGATTTTTGAATTTTATCCTTCTGCTGTCCCTTTGGATAATCCGACGAGAAGTCCTGAACAAGAAGAGGAGCTGCTCAAAGCACTGCAGGAGAGACAGCAGGAGCTGGATAAGAAGCGCAAGAAGAATGAAGCAGATACGCTTGATAATGTTTTAAAAGATGTGAATGCTTACCTGGACCGCAATAAATTGCAAGATCAAATTGTTGCGACAAGGACAAATCGAGGAGTAGAGCTGATTCTTCAGGAGAGTTTGCTTTTTGAATCGGGAGACGCACAAATTCTTAATTCAGGTAAGCCGTTCCTTGATAAAATCTCAAAAATGCTCGAGAAGATTCCGAACTATGTACGTGTAGAGGGTCATACAGACAATCGACCGATTTCTAATTTCCGCTATCCGTCAAACTGGGAGCTTTCTGGAGCTCGTGCAAGCGGAGTGATTCGTTATCTTTTGCTGGATGAGAAACTATCAGACTATCGTTTCTCAGCAATTGGTTATGGCGATACAAGACCGCTTGTACCGAACACATCCGAAAAAAACTGGAAAAAAAATCGCCGTGTTGAGATTGTTATTTTAGATAAAAATCAAAGCCAGCAGCAACAAAGATGA
- the motP gene encoding flagellar motor protein MotP has translation MKKTDILTPIGITLGFIIIMLAIMSNSGSSGFSSFLDLSSILIVIGGLFASLLINFKTEQLKLGGRALKEAFNKKESRLSELIHLFIHLSERARREGILALESEIDEVDDPFIKKGMMLAVDGIEPEVIQEIMNAEITAMEERHYKGRILIEKCGDYAPAWGMIGTLVGLVLMLNKLQNPQELGPSMAVALLTTLYGTVMANLVFLPMANKLETKTEEEVFLRQIIIEGVIGVQSGQNPHILQEKLSAFLSDDDRQRFNELRTEAAEQ, from the coding sequence ATGAAAAAGACGGATATACTTACACCAATTGGGATTACGCTCGGCTTCATTATTATTATGCTTGCAATTATGAGCAATAGTGGGTCGAGCGGTTTCTCTTCATTCCTCGATCTGTCTTCCATCCTAATAGTAATAGGAGGACTGTTCGCCTCATTGCTGATCAACTTCAAAACTGAACAGCTGAAACTAGGCGGCAGGGCATTGAAAGAAGCCTTCAACAAAAAAGAATCCCGGCTTTCTGAACTTATTCATTTGTTCATTCATTTATCCGAACGGGCACGCCGTGAAGGGATTCTGGCACTGGAATCTGAAATTGATGAAGTGGATGACCCATTTATAAAAAAAGGGATGATGCTTGCAGTTGATGGCATTGAGCCGGAAGTAATCCAGGAAATTATGAATGCTGAAATTACGGCAATGGAAGAACGTCATTATAAAGGCCGGATTCTTATTGAGAAATGTGGAGACTATGCTCCTGCTTGGGGGATGATCGGGACGCTTGTCGGTCTTGTGCTTATGCTGAATAAGCTGCAGAACCCTCAAGAACTTGGTCCGAGCATGGCAGTTGCTCTTTTGACAACATTATATGGTACTGTCATGGCCAATCTCGTATTCTTGCCAATGGCAAACAAGCTGGAGACGAAAACAGAAGAAGAGGTATTCCTTCGTCAGATCATCATCGAAGGGGTCATCGGAGTTCAATCTGGTCAGAATCCCCATATTCTTCAGGAGAAACTGAGCGCGTTTCTCTCGGATGATGACCGCCAGCGATTCAATGAATTGCGTACAGAGGCTGCAGAACAATGA
- the ccpA gene encoding catabolite control protein A, with protein sequence MTITIYDVAREAGVSMATVSRVVNGNPNVKPTTRKKVLDTIERLGYRPNAVARGLASKKTTTVGAIIPDISSMFFADLARGIEDIATMYKYNIILANSDRNKDKELQLINTMLEKQVDGILFMGGEITEEHIRQLTSSSVPVVLSSTYDETNTIPSVNIDNKKAAYEATKFLIEQGNNNVAFIYGHDETPISRFKFEGYKQALAEFNFTLNQDFIVNVDYSYDSGIKAVRQLLSLDRKPTCVFVASDEMALGVIHGAQDMGYRVPEDLEVFGFNNTRLATMVRPTLSTIVQPMYDIGAVSMRLLTKFMNNETVEEKKIILPHRIIERDSTKLP encoded by the coding sequence ATGACTATAACAATATATGACGTGGCACGTGAAGCAGGTGTGTCAATGGCAACGGTTTCGCGAGTTGTCAATGGCAATCCAAACGTAAAGCCTACAACTAGAAAAAAAGTACTTGATACGATTGAGCGGCTCGGTTACCGTCCAAATGCCGTGGCACGCGGTTTAGCAAGCAAGAAGACGACGACTGTCGGGGCGATTATTCCCGATATATCCAGTATGTTCTTTGCCGATCTTGCCCGCGGAATTGAAGATATTGCTACGATGTACAAATATAACATTATCCTGGCAAATTCAGATCGCAATAAAGATAAAGAGCTGCAGCTTATTAACACAATGTTAGAGAAACAGGTAGACGGCATTTTGTTCATGGGTGGAGAAATAACAGAAGAACATATCCGCCAGCTGACGAGCAGTTCAGTGCCTGTCGTACTATCTTCCACATATGATGAAACCAATACTATCCCTTCAGTCAATATCGATAATAAAAAAGCAGCTTATGAAGCGACAAAATTCCTCATTGAGCAAGGCAACAACAATGTTGCATTCATCTATGGACATGATGAAACACCAATTAGCCGCTTTAAGTTTGAAGGTTATAAACAGGCTCTTGCAGAATTCAATTTCACACTCAATCAGGATTTCATCGTAAATGTTGATTACTCCTATGATTCTGGAATCAAAGCTGTCCGGCAGCTGCTGTCACTTGACCGCAAACCGACATGTGTCTTTGTCGCCTCTGATGAAATGGCATTGGGTGTCATCCATGGAGCACAGGACATGGGATACAGGGTTCCTGAAGATCTTGAAGTGTTCGGCTTTAACAACACAAGACTCGCAACAATGGTAAGACCGACGCTTTCGACAATTGTACAACCTATGTATGATATCGGAGCTGTTTCGATGCGACTTTTGACAAAATTCATGAACAATGAAACGGTTGAAGAAAAGAAGATTATTCTGCCGCATCGAATTATTGAAAGAGATTCAACAAAGCTCCCTTAA
- a CDS encoding bifunctional 3-deoxy-7-phosphoheptulonate synthase/chorismate mutase: MSQTELDRLRDQLDEVNLKLLEQINHRAEIVQEIGKVKEKQSTQQRFDPVRERDMLNKIIENNNGPFVNSTIEHIFKEIFKASLELQKDDHSKALLVSRKKKPEDTIIDIKGERIGDGDVHFVFGPCSVESYEQVDTVAESIAAKGFKLLRGGAFKPRTSPYDFQGLGIEGLEILRKVADKHDLAVVSEIVNPAHIEQALDYVDVIQIGARNMQNFELLKAAGDVNKPVLLKRGLSATIAEFISAAEYIISRGNGNIILCERGIRTYEKATRNTLDISAVPILKQETHLPVMVDVTHSTGRRDLLIPTAKAAIAIGADGVMAEVHPDPAVALSDAAQQMDIPQFDNFVKELAKFRKVYA; encoded by the coding sequence ATGAGTCAAACTGAATTGGACAGACTGCGTGACCAGCTGGATGAGGTGAACCTCAAGTTGCTGGAACAGATTAACCACCGCGCCGAGATCGTTCAGGAAATCGGTAAAGTCAAAGAAAAGCAGAGCACTCAACAGCGATTTGACCCAGTGCGCGAACGCGATATGCTGAACAAAATCATTGAGAACAACAATGGCCCTTTTGTAAATTCTACAATTGAACATATTTTCAAGGAAATCTTCAAGGCCAGCCTTGAACTGCAGAAGGATGATCACAGCAAGGCATTGCTTGTATCACGTAAGAAAAAGCCAGAAGATACGATTATCGATATTAAAGGCGAACGCATTGGCGATGGAGATGTGCATTTCGTATTCGGCCCTTGTTCTGTTGAAAGCTACGAGCAAGTTGATACAGTTGCTGAGTCGATTGCAGCGAAAGGATTCAAATTGCTTCGCGGCGGTGCCTTCAAGCCACGTACTTCTCCTTATGACTTCCAAGGTCTTGGAATAGAAGGGCTTGAGATTCTGCGCAAAGTAGCAGACAAGCATGATCTCGCTGTAGTCAGTGAAATTGTTAACCCTGCACATATTGAGCAGGCGCTTGATTATGTAGATGTTATCCAAATCGGAGCGCGCAATATGCAAAACTTCGAATTGCTTAAAGCTGCCGGAGATGTGAACAAACCAGTGCTTTTGAAGCGTGGCCTTTCTGCAACAATTGCTGAATTCATCAGTGCTGCAGAATATATCATTTCGCGTGGTAATGGCAATATCATCCTTTGTGAGCGCGGAATCCGCACTTACGAAAAAGCGACAAGAAACACACTTGATATTTCAGCTGTTCCAATTCTTAAGCAGGAGACACATCTTCCAGTCATGGTCGATGTTACTCATTCAACTGGACGCCGTGATTTGCTTATTCCGACTGCCAAAGCTGCAATCGCTATTGGTGCAGATGGCGTTATGGCAGAGGTGCATCCGGATCCGGCAGTTGCTCTTTCCGATGCAGCTCAGCAGATGGATATTCCGCAGTTTGACAACTTTGTTAAAGAGCTGGCGAAATTCCGTAAAGTATACGCGTAA
- the pilM gene encoding pilus assembly protein PilM, whose amino-acid sequence MNEQIFALDIGTRTVTGILLEKEGKDYSVAACHTEEHEERAMLDGQIHDVLQVAEIVNRVKQTLENGEGSLKKVYAAAAGRSLKTKRASASLPLKNALSNAAMITDLEFSAIFQAQQALVEEDGAQLGYYCVGYSIVEYRLDGERIGSLIDQVGNIAEAEVIATFLPKVVVESLLAALERADLELAALTLEPIAAIRVLVPESMRRLNVALVDIGAGTSDIAITEDGTVSAYGMVPIAGDEITERISDAYLLDYPLAEEMKRSISAHGEATVADILGFETTVELDEFMKTIAPASEHLADAITKEILSLNGEPPRAVMMIGGGSLTPGLPALVAEKLNLPENRVAVRSVSAIQNLRNADKLTDGPDFVTPVGIAIAGEEKPVHYITVHVNDKPVRMFEMRDLTVGDCLVQAGIELGKFYGKPGEGKIITVNGKPRTVAGSLGRAPRLLLNGKQVTSSAIIQNGDYIEIRQGQNGENAKHMLKEVINNTDGLDLIVNGEQTHIKQELMINGRPAQPEDILQDGDAITFNHVRTIGDLKKFMGELEAEVSSSVTVFVNDQMVQLSNGKGRQYLLNDRAAQNSDIVQIGDRIDVINAEGFYDKDTTSVLDVLQALGHEPWRELDIFFDGKPVHLKEQKVEIRREEDLLAFEERVYHEDELKLTKKIETPFIFQDVFRYVDVDLTKASGRFELTINNEKAAFDSPVQAGDQLAINWIVSE is encoded by the coding sequence ATGAATGAGCAGATTTTTGCCCTGGATATCGGCACCCGTACTGTGACTGGCATCCTGCTTGAAAAGGAAGGAAAAGACTATTCGGTCGCGGCCTGCCACACAGAGGAGCATGAAGAGCGTGCAATGCTTGATGGGCAGATTCATGACGTTCTTCAAGTCGCAGAAATTGTTAATAGAGTAAAGCAAACTTTGGAGAACGGAGAAGGCAGTCTTAAAAAAGTCTATGCCGCAGCTGCAGGACGGTCTTTGAAAACGAAGAGAGCCAGCGCCTCCCTTCCGCTCAAAAACGCACTCTCAAATGCAGCAATGATTACAGATCTCGAATTTAGTGCAATCTTTCAGGCTCAGCAAGCACTTGTTGAAGAAGATGGTGCCCAACTTGGTTACTATTGTGTCGGATATTCTATTGTTGAATATAGACTCGATGGTGAAAGAATTGGTTCTCTCATCGACCAGGTCGGTAACATTGCTGAAGCTGAAGTCATAGCGACATTTCTTCCAAAGGTTGTCGTTGAATCTCTGCTTGCAGCATTGGAACGAGCCGATTTAGAACTTGCAGCGCTGACATTAGAGCCGATTGCTGCAATCCGAGTACTTGTACCGGAATCCATGCGCCGTCTTAATGTCGCACTTGTTGATATAGGTGCTGGTACGAGTGATATTGCAATCACCGAGGATGGAACAGTATCCGCATACGGGATGGTTCCAATAGCAGGGGATGAAATTACTGAAAGAATTAGCGACGCCTATTTACTCGATTATCCCCTCGCAGAAGAAATGAAGCGCTCTATTAGTGCCCACGGTGAAGCAACCGTCGCTGACATTCTCGGCTTTGAGACGACCGTGGAACTTGATGAGTTCATGAAGACGATAGCACCAGCATCTGAACATCTGGCTGATGCCATTACAAAAGAGATTCTTTCACTAAATGGTGAGCCACCTCGAGCCGTCATGATGATTGGTGGAGGCAGTCTGACACCAGGCCTTCCTGCTCTCGTTGCCGAAAAACTGAATTTGCCGGAAAATCGCGTCGCTGTCAGATCTGTGAGCGCTATTCAAAATTTGCGTAATGCTGATAAACTTACTGACGGTCCAGATTTTGTCACGCCTGTCGGAATTGCAATTGCCGGAGAAGAGAAGCCGGTCCACTACATAACGGTACATGTAAATGACAAGCCTGTACGCATGTTTGAAATGCGTGACCTTACTGTCGGTGACTGTCTTGTACAAGCAGGTATTGAGCTTGGAAAGTTTTATGGGAAGCCGGGAGAAGGCAAGATTATAACAGTAAATGGCAAGCCAAGGACAGTTGCCGGTTCACTTGGCCGTGCTCCACGTCTGTTGCTGAATGGAAAACAGGTCACTTCTTCAGCAATCATACAGAACGGTGATTACATTGAAATTCGGCAAGGACAAAACGGCGAGAATGCGAAACACATGTTAAAAGAAGTCATTAACAATACCGACGGCCTCGATCTTATTGTAAATGGCGAACAAACGCATATTAAACAGGAACTTATGATTAACGGACGCCCTGCCCAACCGGAAGATATATTGCAAGACGGAGATGCAATAACTTTCAATCACGTACGTACAATTGGTGATTTAAAAAAATTTATGGGTGAATTAGAAGCAGAGGTTTCATCATCCGTAACAGTTTTCGTGAATGACCAGATGGTTCAACTTTCTAATGGTAAAGGAAGACAGTATCTTTTGAATGATAGAGCTGCCCAGAATAGTGATATAGTTCAGATCGGTGATAGAATTGATGTTATAAATGCTGAAGGATTTTATGATAAAGATACTACATCCGTACTGGATGTACTGCAAGCTCTAGGTCATGAACCTTGGAGAGAGCTGGACATTTTCTTTGATGGAAAACCAGTTCACTTGAAAGAGCAAAAAGTGGAGATCCGGCGTGAAGAAGACTTATTGGCATTTGAAGAAAGAGTTTATCATGAGGATGAATTGAAGTTGACTAAGAAGATTGAAACTCCGTTTATCTTTCAAGATGTTTTTCGCTATGTTGATGTCGACTTGACAAAAGCTTCGGGCAGATTTGAACTGACAATCAATAACGAAAAAGCTGCCTTTGACTCTCCTGTTCAAGCAGGAGATCAGCTCGCGATCAATTGGATTGTTTCAGAATAA
- a CDS encoding YtxH domain-containing protein, producing MSDNNNINSKDFIIGTLIGSFIGATVALFVAPKTGRELRRDLNQGALQLKDRASDWKAIAQDKGADLKDKAYATGADWKQKAVDSASSITKTVSKKAQSGTDAVQEKVDKNKKKADAALQAAKDAASEAEKSADQVNK from the coding sequence ATGTCTGACAACAACAATATTAACAGTAAAGATTTTATTATTGGTACACTAATTGGTAGTTTCATTGGTGCGACAGTTGCACTATTCGTTGCACCAAAAACTGGCCGTGAATTGCGCCGTGATCTGAATCAGGGAGCACTTCAATTGAAAGACCGCGCATCTGACTGGAAGGCTATTGCCCAGGATAAAGGTGCAGATTTGAAAGATAAAGCTTATGCAACAGGTGCTGACTGGAAGCAGAAGGCCGTTGATTCAGCGAGTTCAATTACAAAGACAGTATCAAAGAAGGCCCAGTCTGGAACTGACGCTGTTCAAGAAAAAGTTGATAAAAACAAGAAAAAGGCAGATGCCGCTCTTCAAGCAGCCAAAGATGCAGCTTCCGAAGCTGAAAAGTCAGCCGACCAGGTAAATAAATAA
- a CDS encoding DUF948 domain-containing protein: protein MENLLYISAFIVALAIVLFVVYLAAVLVAVKRTLNSVAGTLENVQEQMKGITAETEELLNRTNRLAEDIEVKTAKLNPVFDGLKETGGTISELNNSIRNLAARFSAATAVAENEKAVQAAKWVTSFVRASRKRKDT, encoded by the coding sequence ATGGAAAATCTGCTTTATATCAGTGCTTTTATCGTAGCACTGGCTATCGTGCTGTTCGTCGTTTATTTGGCTGCAGTGCTAGTAGCCGTGAAGCGCACATTGAACAGCGTTGCTGGCACACTTGAGAATGTGCAGGAACAAATGAAGGGTATTACTGCTGAGACGGAGGAGCTGCTTAATCGGACAAATCGGCTGGCAGAAGATATAGAAGTTAAGACTGCTAAGCTTAATCCGGTTTTCGATGGCTTGAAAGAGACAGGTGGAACGATCAGTGAGCTGAATAATTCCATTAGAAATCTCGCGGCCCGTTTCTCTGCTGCTACAGCAGTTGCCGAGAATGAAAAAGCTGTTCAGGCTGCCAAGTGGGTCACTTCGTTTGTTAGAGCTTCCCGAAAAAGAAAAGATACATAA
- the murC gene encoding UDP-N-acetylmuramate--L-alanine ligase, with protein sequence MTTYHFIGIKGTGMSALAQILHDSGETVQGSDIEKRFFTQEALEQKHIPIYPFSADNIKEGLTIIAGNAFPDDHIEIKKAKEKNLTFYRYHEFLGEWLKQYTSIAVTGAHGKTSTTGLLSHVLGETYPISCLIGDGTGKGSIDSKYFVFEACEYRRHFLKYEPDYAIMTNIDFDHPDYFTSIDDVFSAFQSMADQVKKGIIACGDDEQLQQITAKVPVVYYGFGQGNDFQAQNVHETAEGTEFDVFVRNTYYDTFTIPLYGSHSVLNALAVIAICHYEDIPAESIRKMATFKGVKRRFAEKKVGSRVIVDDYAHHPKEIIATIDSARKKYPEKEVVAIFQPHTFTRTKAFLQEFADSLKLADHVYLCDIFGSAREESGMLTINDLQALIPESNFLDLEETDTLNKHENAVLLFMGAGDVQKFERAFQEQLASTGLNG encoded by the coding sequence ATGACAACATACCATTTCATTGGTATAAAGGGGACTGGTATGAGTGCCCTTGCACAGATTTTGCATGATTCTGGAGAAACTGTGCAAGGCTCCGATATTGAGAAGCGCTTCTTTACACAGGAAGCACTGGAGCAAAAGCATATTCCCATTTATCCTTTTTCGGCGGACAACATCAAAGAAGGCTTGACGATCATTGCAGGGAACGCTTTTCCGGATGACCATATTGAAATCAAAAAAGCAAAAGAAAAAAACCTGACATTTTATAGATATCATGAATTTCTTGGCGAATGGCTCAAGCAGTATACAAGTATTGCGGTGACTGGTGCTCATGGCAAGACTTCTACTACAGGGCTCCTTTCCCATGTTCTAGGGGAAACGTATCCAATCTCCTGTCTAATTGGCGATGGTACAGGCAAAGGTAGCATTGACAGTAAATATTTCGTTTTTGAAGCGTGTGAATACAGGCGCCACTTCCTGAAATATGAACCTGACTATGCAATCATGACGAATATTGACTTTGACCATCCGGACTATTTCACAAGTATTGATGATGTGTTCAGCGCATTTCAATCAATGGCTGACCAGGTGAAAAAAGGAATTATCGCATGTGGTGATGATGAGCAACTTCAGCAGATTACTGCTAAAGTGCCAGTCGTCTATTACGGATTTGGCCAGGGAAATGACTTCCAGGCTCAGAATGTACATGAAACAGCTGAAGGAACAGAGTTTGATGTATTTGTCCGAAACACTTACTACGATACATTCACAATCCCGCTCTATGGAAGCCATAGTGTGCTGAATGCGCTTGCGGTCATTGCAATTTGCCATTATGAAGACATCCCGGCAGAGAGCATTCGCAAGATGGCAACATTCAAAGGTGTGAAGCGACGTTTCGCTGAAAAGAAAGTCGGCAGTCGTGTAATTGTAGACGATTATGCCCATCACCCGAAAGAAATCATCGCAACAATTGACTCTGCAAGGAAGAAGTATCCTGAAAAAGAAGTTGTAGCGATTTTCCAACCGCATACTTTCACAAGAACGAAGGCGTTTCTTCAGGAATTCGCTGACAGCTTGAAACTTGCTGACCATGTATATCTTTGTGATATCTTTGGCTCTGCACGTGAAGAAAGCGGCATGCTCACAATTAACGATCTTCAGGCATTGATTCCGGAAAGCAATTTCTTGGATTTGGAAGAGACGGACACTTTGAACAAACATGAGAATGCTGTCCTTCTATTCATGGGGGCAGGCGATGTTCAGAAGTTCGAACGAGCTTTCCAGGAACAGCTTGCGAGCACTGGTCTCAACGGTTAA
- a CDS encoding nicotinate phosphoribosyltransferase yields MKEIEKKLQGEISRLTNATFKFDERVEDGWFSAVYFLKTKEIAEAKLPDNQVTMQFFQRTGNAVLCGTDEAIALLHTFAKDPETLEIKSLKDGDKIKPFESVLTITGAYQQFAFLEGIIDGILARRTSVATNVYNVVKAARISGTQKPIIFMGDRDDHFTQQAGDGYAAFIGGSTAQATHAMNEWWGKRGMGTMPHALIQMFGGDVVKATRAYAETFPEDDLIALVDYNNDVVTDSLRVAREFGSELKGVRLDTSGTMVDKYFMRNSHLMGTFDPRGVNPELIFALRKALDDEGFHHVKIFVSGGFTEERIREYEEREVPVDMYGVGRNLLRINIGFTGDNVLLNGKPQAKDGRRFRPNSRLEPVEFVR; encoded by the coding sequence ATGAAAGAAATAGAGAAAAAACTTCAGGGTGAAATTAGTCGATTGACGAATGCGACTTTTAAGTTCGATGAGCGGGTTGAAGATGGCTGGTTTTCCGCAGTCTACTTCTTGAAGACTAAGGAAATTGCAGAGGCGAAGTTACCAGATAATCAGGTGACGATGCAATTTTTCCAGAGAACGGGAAATGCGGTGCTGTGCGGTACAGATGAGGCGATTGCACTCTTACATACTTTTGCAAAAGACCCGGAAACGTTGGAGATTAAATCATTGAAAGACGGGGATAAAATAAAGCCTTTTGAGTCTGTGCTGACAATTACAGGAGCCTATCAGCAATTCGCTTTCCTTGAAGGAATCATTGACGGCATATTGGCACGGAGGACGTCAGTTGCAACGAATGTTTACAATGTTGTTAAAGCAGCCCGCATTTCTGGCACACAGAAGCCGATCATTTTCATGGGTGACCGTGATGACCATTTCACACAGCAGGCAGGGGACGGCTATGCTGCATTCATTGGCGGTTCGACAGCCCAGGCAACGCATGCAATGAACGAATGGTGGGGCAAACGCGGAATGGGGACTATGCCACACGCACTGATTCAAATGTTCGGAGGCGATGTCGTCAAGGCGACAAGAGCTTATGCAGAGACGTTCCCGGAAGATGATCTGATCGCACTCGTTGATTATAATAATGATGTTGTCACGGATTCACTTCGTGTTGCCAGGGAATTTGGCAGCGAACTGAAGGGAGTTCGTCTTGATACATCTGGCACAATGGTCGATAAATATTTCATGCGCAACAGCCATTTGATGGGAACTTTCGACCCGCGTGGTGTCAACCCAGAGCTGATTTTTGCACTGCGTAAGGCACTTGATGATGAAGGTTTCCACCATGTGAAGATCTTTGTTAGCGGCGGATTTACTGAAGAACGCATCCGAGAGTATGAAGAACGCGAGGTGCCCGTTGATATGTATGGCGTAGGACGGAATCTGTTGCGTATCAATATTGGATTTACTGGAGACAATGTTCTTTTGAACGGGAAACCTCAAGCGAAGGATGGCAGAAGATTTAGACCGAATTCAAGATTAGAACCAGTTGAATTCGTACGCTGA